The proteins below come from a single Nocardioides eburneiflavus genomic window:
- a CDS encoding flavin-containing monooxygenase, producing the protein MDTNDTDIDTVIIGAGQAGLATGYFLRQRGIPFVVLDASARVGDHWRRQWDSLRLYSPAHVDGLPGLPFPAERWTFPGKDAVGDYLESYARTFALPVRLETRVQALDPAADGGEGYVVTTDRGRWTCRNVVVCTGTFGRTGSVPGVAAELDPAILQLHSSEYRRPSQVNDGPVLVVGASHSGTDIAYELAETHPTILAGRDCGEIPPRLGSPAFRMLFPVLLFAWKHVLTRRSPMRAKLMEELRHHGGPMLRVKRRDLLERGVERVTSRVEEVRDGLPVVDGTPREVSTVVWATGFRQVFDWIHLPVIGDDGWPREMRGVSPDAPGLFFCGLCFQYAFSSMVLPGVGRDAAYVADRITARSRKLAKATSGLPTAA; encoded by the coding sequence ATGGACACCAACGACACCGACATCGACACCGTGATCATCGGCGCGGGCCAGGCCGGCCTGGCGACCGGCTACTTCCTCCGGCAGCGAGGGATCCCGTTCGTGGTCCTCGACGCGTCCGCGCGGGTCGGCGACCACTGGCGCCGGCAGTGGGACAGCCTGAGGCTCTACTCCCCCGCCCACGTCGACGGGCTGCCCGGCCTGCCGTTCCCCGCCGAACGCTGGACCTTCCCCGGCAAGGACGCCGTGGGCGACTACCTCGAGTCGTACGCCCGTACCTTCGCCCTCCCGGTCCGCCTGGAGACGCGGGTGCAGGCCCTCGACCCCGCTGCCGACGGGGGCGAGGGATACGTCGTCACCACCGACCGCGGCCGCTGGACCTGCCGCAACGTCGTGGTGTGCACCGGCACCTTCGGCCGTACCGGCTCGGTCCCCGGGGTCGCGGCCGAGCTCGACCCCGCCATCCTCCAGCTGCACTCCAGCGAGTACCGCCGTCCCAGCCAGGTCAACGACGGGCCGGTGCTGGTCGTCGGCGCCAGCCACTCCGGCACCGACATCGCCTACGAGCTGGCCGAGACGCACCCGACGATCCTCGCCGGTCGCGACTGCGGCGAGATCCCGCCCAGGCTCGGGTCCCCGGCGTTCCGGATGCTGTTCCCCGTCCTGCTCTTCGCCTGGAAGCACGTGCTGACCCGGCGCAGCCCGATGCGCGCCAAGCTGATGGAGGAGCTCCGCCACCACGGCGGGCCGATGCTGCGGGTGAAGCGTCGGGACCTGCTCGAGCGCGGCGTCGAGAGGGTCACCAGCCGGGTCGAGGAGGTCCGCGACGGCCTGCCCGTCGTCGACGGCACGCCGCGAGAGGTCTCGACCGTGGTGTGGGCGACCGGCTTCCGGCAGGTCTTCGACTGGATCCACCTGCCGGTGATCGGCGACGACGGCTGGCCGCGGGAGATGCGCGGGGTGTCCCCGGACGCTCCCGGCTTGTTCTTCTGCGGGCTGTGCTTCCAGTACGCGTTCAGCTCGATGGTCCTGCCCGGCGTCGGTCGCGACGCGGCGTACGTCGCCGACCGGATCACCGCCCGTTCCCGCAAGCTGGCGAAGGCCACCTCGGGCCTGCCCACGGCCGCCTGA
- a CDS encoding methyltransferase family protein — protein MDSIPLPGDTIGGVAVGLLAQRVRPLRLPAPARPLGLACLASGVLVVSVAWRERGPGSLEDPAALVTTGVHGRSRNPLYVGFTTIHLGLAGATRNGWMLATVPISAALVHRWVLREEQWLADRFGDEYDAYRSGVRRYL, from the coding sequence GTGGACAGCATCCCGCTCCCCGGCGACACGATCGGCGGCGTGGCGGTGGGGCTGCTGGCCCAGCGGGTGCGTCCGCTGCGGCTGCCGGCACCGGCGCGTCCGCTCGGCCTCGCGTGCCTGGCCAGCGGCGTCCTCGTGGTCTCGGTCGCATGGCGCGAGCGCGGCCCGGGCTCGCTGGAGGACCCCGCCGCCCTCGTCACGACAGGGGTGCACGGCCGCTCCCGCAACCCGCTGTACGTCGGCTTCACCACGATCCACCTCGGTCTCGCCGGCGCGACGCGCAACGGCTGGATGCTCGCCACCGTCCCGATCAGCGCGGCCCTCGTGCACCGCTGGGTGCTCCGCGAGGAACAGTGGCTGGCGGACCGGTTCGGCGACGAGTACGACGCCTACCGGTCCGGGGTCCGGCGCTACCTGTGA
- a CDS encoding alpha/beta hydrolase: MVRSRSRRLVVVLVVVVVLVGIGLAAVWGLQRQLIYFPDASDVPPAGDALPGARDVTLETADGLELGAWYLPADAARDTGLAVLMAPGNGGNRAGRADLARELGERGFAVLVMDYRRYGGNPGSPSEDGLAADADAAVRALVDLGHSLDRTIFLGESLGTGVVAGLQQRHRPAGIVLRSPFTELADVGRHHYPWLPVRALLRDRFPVLEPLASSDVPVTVVHGDRDDIVPTELSERVADGVPVLVERVVLEGAGHNDAVMFGPQVADAVVRLARRVG, translated from the coding sequence GTGGTGCGGTCCCGCAGCAGGAGGCTCGTCGTGGTGCTGGTGGTCGTGGTGGTCCTCGTCGGCATCGGCCTCGCGGCCGTCTGGGGCCTGCAACGGCAGCTGATCTACTTCCCCGACGCGAGCGACGTACCCCCCGCAGGCGACGCGCTCCCGGGCGCCCGAGACGTGACGCTGGAGACGGCGGACGGGCTCGAGCTGGGCGCGTGGTACCTGCCTGCCGACGCCGCGCGCGACACCGGCCTGGCCGTCCTGATGGCACCGGGCAACGGTGGCAACCGCGCAGGGCGGGCCGACCTCGCCCGCGAGCTCGGCGAGCGAGGGTTCGCGGTGCTGGTCATGGACTACCGCCGCTACGGCGGCAACCCCGGCAGCCCCAGCGAGGACGGGCTCGCCGCGGACGCCGACGCGGCCGTACGTGCGCTGGTCGACCTCGGCCATTCCCTCGACCGCACGATCTTCCTCGGCGAGTCGCTCGGGACCGGCGTGGTCGCCGGCCTCCAGCAGCGGCACCGCCCGGCCGGGATCGTGCTGCGGTCACCCTTCACCGAGCTCGCCGACGTCGGCCGCCACCACTACCCGTGGCTGCCCGTGCGCGCGCTGCTCCGCGACCGGTTCCCCGTGCTCGAACCGCTGGCGTCGAGCGACGTACCGGTCACCGTGGTCCACGGCGACCGCGACGACATCGTCCCGACCGAGCTCAGCGAGCGGGTCGCAGACGGCGTGCCGGTGCTCGTCGAACGGGTCGTCCTCGAGGGCGCCGGCCACAACGACGCGGTGATGTTCGGACCGCAGGTGGCCGACGCCGTCGTACGGCTCGCGCGCCGCGTGGGCTGA
- a CDS encoding helix-turn-helix transcriptional regulator, protein MDTAADHYARGDWQAAYDAWSRTGPDALSAAELECFAAAVGLVGTHDEVVAVRQRAFRAHEAAGDLHAAAGCAVRLSMDLAEHGEHALAGGWAARAAELVDDIGADCVERGWLAFLLMFRALGEGDLVEAERLVHEAYDTGRRFHDADLTAMGTCARGRLSIMSGRFAEGLAQLDDAMVRVVAGELSPVMAGHVYCTAIEGAQEVSDVGRVAEWTAALERWCDAQPGLLAFTGQCAVHRGQLMRLRGAWDDALREWSLAAERYVALGSTPAIGLTALETGDVLRLRGDLAGADAAYQRAADLGVDPQPGLALLWQAQGRSAASVAAVDRLLASPAGPVERCRTLPGSVEVLLASGEVERARPLALELESLASAVGAVVLSAAAALAHGAVELAAGDAAGALPYLRKAHQLWTQSSSPYDAAVTRLLVGRCLLALGDTSSAQRELAAARAAFRQVGAAPMADLASSLLAPASLPGGLTAREVEVLRLVASGRSNPQVAAELVLSEKTVARHLSNIFTKLDVASRTAAAAYAFEHDLV, encoded by the coding sequence GTGGACACGGCCGCTGACCACTACGCACGCGGCGACTGGCAGGCCGCGTACGACGCGTGGTCCCGCACCGGGCCCGACGCCCTCAGCGCCGCCGAGCTCGAGTGCTTCGCGGCGGCCGTCGGGCTGGTCGGGACGCACGACGAGGTGGTCGCCGTCCGGCAGCGCGCCTTCCGCGCGCACGAGGCGGCGGGCGACCTGCACGCCGCGGCGGGGTGTGCGGTGCGGCTCTCGATGGACCTGGCCGAGCACGGCGAGCACGCCCTCGCCGGCGGCTGGGCCGCCCGGGCGGCCGAGCTGGTCGACGACATCGGTGCGGACTGCGTGGAGCGCGGCTGGCTGGCGTTCCTCCTGATGTTCCGCGCCCTCGGCGAGGGCGACCTCGTGGAGGCCGAACGCCTGGTCCACGAGGCGTACGACACCGGACGCCGCTTCCACGACGCCGACCTGACCGCGATGGGCACGTGCGCACGGGGGCGGCTGTCGATCATGTCCGGGCGCTTCGCCGAGGGACTGGCGCAGCTCGACGACGCCATGGTCCGGGTCGTGGCCGGCGAGCTGTCCCCCGTGATGGCCGGGCACGTCTACTGCACCGCCATCGAGGGCGCCCAGGAGGTCAGCGACGTCGGCCGGGTCGCCGAGTGGACCGCCGCCCTCGAGCGCTGGTGCGACGCACAGCCGGGGCTGCTGGCCTTCACCGGCCAGTGCGCGGTGCACCGCGGCCAGCTGATGCGGCTGCGCGGTGCGTGGGACGACGCGTTGCGGGAGTGGTCGCTGGCCGCCGAGCGCTACGTCGCGCTGGGCTCCACGCCTGCCATCGGCCTCACCGCCCTCGAGACCGGCGACGTGCTGCGGCTGCGCGGCGACCTCGCCGGCGCCGACGCGGCCTACCAGCGCGCCGCCGACCTCGGCGTCGACCCGCAGCCGGGGCTGGCGCTGCTGTGGCAGGCCCAGGGTCGGTCCGCGGCGTCGGTCGCGGCCGTCGACCGGCTGCTGGCCTCGCCGGCCGGACCGGTGGAGCGGTGCCGGACCCTGCCGGGGTCCGTCGAGGTGCTGCTGGCGTCGGGCGAGGTCGAGCGCGCGCGGCCCCTGGCCCTCGAGCTGGAGTCACTGGCGTCTGCGGTCGGGGCGGTCGTCCTCTCCGCGGCCGCCGCCCTGGCCCACGGGGCCGTCGAGCTCGCCGCCGGCGATGCGGCGGGCGCGCTGCCCTACCTCCGCAAGGCGCACCAGCTCTGGACGCAGTCGTCCTCGCCGTACGACGCCGCCGTCACGAGGCTGCTCGTCGGGCGCTGCCTGCTCGCCCTCGGCGACACGTCCTCCGCCCAGCGAGAGCTGGCCGCCGCCCGCGCGGCGTTCCGGCAGGTCGGTGCGGCGCCGATGGCCGACCTCGCCTCGTCCCTGCTGGCACCTGCCTCACTCCCCGGCGGCCTGACCGCCCGGGAGGTCGAGGTGCTCCGCCTGGTCGCCTCGGGGCGCAGCAACCCCCAGGTCGCGGCCGAGCTGGTGCTGAGCGAGAAGACCGTCGCCCGGCACCTGTCCAACATCTTCACCAAGCTCGACGTCGCCTCGCGCACCGCGGCCGCGGCGTACGCCTTCGAGCACGACCTGGTGTGA
- a CDS encoding type II toxin-antitoxin system VapC family toxin, which produces MSRCYLDTSAAAKLVVEEAESDALADELHRMAPTLVGCLLLETELRRLVAREPALTQQAVTQLLRGVELYELPPPLFTEAGLLPGSGLRSLDSLHLAAAVRLEVESVITYDRRMAEAATSLGMDVLAPA; this is translated from the coding sequence TTGAGCCGGTGCTACCTCGACACCTCCGCTGCTGCGAAGCTCGTGGTCGAGGAGGCGGAGTCGGATGCGCTGGCCGACGAGCTCCACCGGATGGCACCGACGCTGGTGGGGTGCCTCCTGCTCGAGACCGAGCTGCGTCGCCTCGTGGCGCGTGAGCCCGCCCTGACCCAGCAGGCCGTGACCCAGCTGCTGCGGGGCGTCGAGCTCTACGAGCTGCCGCCGCCGCTCTTCACCGAGGCGGGCCTCCTGCCAGGGTCCGGCCTGCGGTCGCTCGACTCCCTCCACTTGGCCGCGGCCGTCCGGCTCGAGGTCGAGTCGGTGATCACCTACGACCGGCGGATGGCCGAGGCGGCGACGTCGCTCGGGATGGACGTCCTCGCCCCGGCCTGA
- a CDS encoding DUF1918 domain-containing protein, giving the protein MKAEVGDRLVVESNRVDAAPRQGEIVEVRGADGGPPYVVTWSDGHEGLVYPGADAHVVPGQH; this is encoded by the coding sequence ATGAAGGCAGAGGTGGGCGACCGCCTGGTCGTCGAGAGCAACAGGGTCGACGCGGCCCCCAGGCAGGGGGAGATCGTCGAGGTGCGCGGGGCGGACGGCGGGCCGCCGTACGTCGTGACGTGGAGCGACGGCCACGAGGGGCTGGTCTACCCCGGCGCCGACGCGCACGTCGTACCCGGTCAGCACTGA
- a CDS encoding nucleoside/nucleotide kinase family protein: MDAPGASHALVERAVSLLDRPGRVVLGITGPPGAGKSTLTTQLLAGLRSELGEEVVAHLPMDGFHLADVQLDRLGLRDRKGAPQTFDVDGYVAALQRLHDEPDRTLYSPGFERDLEQPIAAAIAIPASARLVVTEGNYLLLPGGGWERVRPRLAETWFVQVDDDVRRARLVRRHEEFGKSPEAARAWVEEVDQPNAHLITSTRDSADVVVDLESLGG, encoded by the coding sequence ATGGACGCTCCGGGGGCTTCGCACGCGTTGGTCGAGCGAGCCGTCTCGCTCCTCGACCGGCCCGGCCGGGTGGTGCTCGGCATCACCGGACCACCGGGGGCGGGGAAGTCCACGTTGACGACGCAGCTGCTCGCGGGGCTGCGCTCCGAGCTCGGCGAGGAGGTCGTCGCCCACCTGCCGATGGACGGCTTCCACCTCGCCGACGTCCAGCTCGACCGGCTCGGGCTCCGCGACCGCAAGGGTGCGCCGCAGACGTTCGACGTCGACGGCTACGTCGCGGCCCTCCAGCGACTGCACGACGAGCCCGACCGCACGCTCTACTCACCAGGCTTCGAGCGCGACCTCGAGCAGCCGATCGCCGCCGCGATCGCGATCCCCGCGTCCGCGCGGCTGGTGGTGACCGAGGGCAACTACCTGCTGCTGCCCGGCGGCGGCTGGGAGCGCGTACGCCCGCGGCTGGCCGAGACCTGGTTCGTGCAGGTCGACGACGACGTGCGCCGCGCGCGGTTGGTGCGGCGGCACGAGGAGTTCGGCAAGTCTCCCGAGGCTGCGCGGGCGTGGGTGGAGGAGGTCGACCAACCGAACGCCCACCTGATCACCTCCACCCGGGACTCCGCAGATGTGGTCGTGGACCTCGAGTCGCTCGGTGGTTGA
- a CDS encoding zinc-dependent alcohol dehydrogenase, which yields MKAAVVPTLGAPLEIRDVPVPTPGPGQVLVRIETCGLCHTDIHAARGEWPVKPKDQLVPGHEGVGIVEAVGDGDLPVAVGDRVALPWLGQACGHCRYCVDGWETYCTSPAYMGYTMDGSYAEHAVAWASHVVPVPEGVDPMDASPLTCAGVTTYKALKVADPKPDETCMVVGIGGLGHLGLQYARIFGTRTVAVDVHDDKLQLAKDLGADHVIDARGDQAAQLAAIGGVDIALVTVPSPAAMRAAHAALNPNGRLVLVGLPADNRLELPVFETVLKGISIIGSLVGTRNDLAACFDLHARGLTRVVTESRRLDDVNACFEEVLAGEVPARLVFDMR from the coding sequence ATGAAGGCTGCCGTCGTCCCCACCCTCGGAGCACCGCTGGAGATCCGCGACGTTCCCGTACCCACGCCCGGTCCCGGCCAGGTGCTGGTCCGCATCGAGACCTGCGGGCTGTGCCACACCGACATCCACGCGGCACGCGGCGAGTGGCCGGTCAAGCCCAAGGACCAGCTCGTGCCCGGGCACGAGGGCGTCGGCATCGTCGAGGCCGTCGGCGACGGCGACCTGCCCGTCGCGGTCGGCGACCGCGTCGCCCTGCCGTGGCTCGGCCAGGCGTGCGGCCACTGCCGCTACTGCGTCGACGGCTGGGAGACCTACTGCACCAGTCCGGCCTACATGGGCTACACGATGGACGGCAGCTACGCCGAGCACGCCGTCGCGTGGGCCAGCCACGTCGTACCCGTCCCGGAGGGTGTCGACCCGATGGACGCCTCGCCGCTGACCTGCGCGGGCGTGACGACCTACAAGGCGCTCAAGGTCGCCGACCCCAAGCCCGACGAGACCTGCATGGTCGTGGGCATCGGCGGCCTCGGGCACCTCGGGCTCCAGTACGCCCGCATCTTCGGCACGCGCACCGTCGCCGTCGACGTGCACGACGACAAGCTCCAGCTGGCCAAGGACCTCGGCGCCGACCACGTGATCGACGCGCGCGGTGACCAGGCCGCGCAGCTCGCCGCGATCGGCGGCGTCGACATCGCCCTCGTGACGGTGCCGTCGCCGGCCGCGATGCGCGCCGCGCACGCCGCCCTCAACCCCAACGGCCGACTGGTCCTGGTCGGGCTGCCCGCCGACAACCGCCTCGAGCTGCCGGTCTTCGAGACCGTGCTCAAGGGCATCTCGATCATCGGCTCACTGGTCGGCACCCGCAACGACCTCGCCGCCTGCTTCGACCTGCACGCCCGCGGGCTCACCCGCGTCGTCACCGAGAGCCGGAGGCTCGACGACGTCAACGCGTGCTTCGAGGAGGTACTGGCCGGCGAGGTGCCCGCGCGGCTGGTGTTCGACATGCGGTGA
- a CDS encoding T3SS (YopN, CesT) and YbjN peptide-binding chaperone 1 encodes MGIAGAIRSGVDGMGDGLERRWDDAVETAWREFRQRLADRLAELEGGGHVIVDTDPDDPAAAWCQVVVADGVLLVEAMRDGGTELSEELEAREVDRAAVMVVDALRGAYGVLHPVLLDAGGLERDGAVRPLPPEPPRGDEPDLEAAVQPSSVEEVRALVDLAVADAYDEAPQWDDDGDLPLPTEDRLVWVLVHKEAPRVLLSCLLVDDVADEQAALAEVNRLNRSELGLTFFLADQRISVTRELGLGVAVPSAVRGEIMRLLSQVDGWARDLGEHVRTAPEPARERTGSRFETAYAVMAELEREERGSVGPATMVRIFGNDTGLLLKAVRITERRRREARTRTREAHVQGQRTREKAARARHDYLRDLTSRMRAGLRLMVDAPVRKVQLDQLALFDEDEAGTTR; translated from the coding sequence GTGGGGATCGCGGGGGCGATCCGGTCAGGGGTCGACGGCATGGGTGACGGGCTGGAGCGTCGGTGGGACGACGCGGTGGAGACGGCGTGGCGGGAGTTCCGCCAGCGGCTGGCGGACCGGCTCGCCGAGCTCGAGGGTGGGGGCCACGTCATCGTGGACACCGACCCCGACGACCCGGCAGCGGCGTGGTGCCAGGTCGTCGTCGCGGACGGCGTCCTCCTCGTGGAGGCGATGCGCGACGGCGGGACGGAGCTCTCGGAGGAGCTCGAGGCGCGCGAGGTCGACCGCGCGGCCGTGATGGTGGTCGACGCGCTGCGCGGGGCCTACGGCGTGCTGCACCCCGTCCTCCTCGACGCCGGCGGCCTCGAGCGCGACGGGGCCGTACGCCCGCTGCCGCCCGAGCCGCCGCGAGGGGACGAGCCGGACCTGGAGGCGGCGGTCCAGCCGTCGTCGGTCGAGGAGGTGCGCGCCCTCGTCGACCTGGCGGTGGCCGACGCCTACGACGAGGCGCCGCAGTGGGACGACGACGGCGACCTCCCGCTGCCCACCGAGGACCGACTCGTCTGGGTCCTGGTGCACAAGGAGGCCCCGCGCGTGCTGCTCTCGTGCCTCCTCGTCGATGACGTGGCGGACGAGCAGGCCGCGCTGGCGGAGGTCAACCGGCTCAACCGCAGCGAGCTCGGCCTCACCTTCTTCCTCGCCGACCAGCGGATCAGCGTCACCCGCGAGCTCGGTCTCGGCGTGGCGGTGCCGTCCGCCGTGCGCGGCGAGATCATGCGGCTGCTCTCGCAGGTCGACGGCTGGGCGCGCGACCTCGGCGAGCACGTGCGCACCGCGCCCGAGCCCGCGCGCGAGCGCACGGGCAGCCGGTTCGAGACGGCGTACGCCGTGATGGCCGAGCTCGAGCGGGAGGAGCGCGGGTCGGTCGGGCCGGCCACGATGGTGCGGATCTTCGGCAACGACACCGGCCTGCTCCTCAAGGCCGTCCGCATCACCGAGAGGCGCCGTCGCGAGGCGCGTACGCGGACCCGCGAGGCCCACGTCCAGGGGCAGCGGACCCGGGAGAAGGCCGCCCGCGCACGCCACGACTACCTCCGCGACCTCACGTCCCGGATGCGGGCGGGGCTGCGGCTGATGGTCGACGCGCCTGTGCGCAAGGTGCAGCTCGACCAGCTCGCGCTGTTCGACGAGGACGAGGCGGGGACGACCCGGTGA
- a CDS encoding oxidoreductase: protein MSKPVALVTGGSSGIGESTARALLAKGFTVYAVARRVDRMSALEAEGVRTFAMDVTDDASMVAGIDRIIAEDGRIDVLVNNAGYGSYGAVEDVPIDEARRQFEVNVFGLARLVQLVTPHMRAQRSGRIINISSIGGKFYEPFGAWYHATKFAVEGFSDSLRMELRPFGIQVVLIEPGPIRTEWNEIARDSLLERSGDGAYAAWARKAHGVMERFDEPSRASTPEEVADKIVKAALAKRPAARYPVGRGARVITTSRDLLPDRIFDEVVSRTYGTR, encoded by the coding sequence ATGAGCAAGCCCGTCGCCCTCGTCACTGGTGGATCCTCCGGAATCGGCGAGAGCACCGCCCGCGCCCTGCTCGCGAAGGGCTTCACGGTGTACGCCGTGGCGCGCCGCGTCGACCGGATGTCCGCGCTCGAGGCCGAGGGGGTCCGCACGTTCGCGATGGACGTCACCGACGACGCCTCGATGGTCGCCGGCATCGACCGCATCATCGCCGAAGACGGCCGCATCGACGTCCTGGTCAACAACGCCGGCTACGGGTCGTACGGCGCGGTCGAGGACGTGCCGATCGACGAGGCCCGCCGCCAGTTCGAGGTCAACGTGTTCGGCCTGGCCCGCCTCGTCCAGCTCGTCACGCCACACATGCGCGCGCAGCGGTCCGGGCGGATCATCAACATCTCCTCGATCGGCGGGAAGTTCTACGAGCCGTTCGGCGCCTGGTACCACGCGACCAAGTTCGCCGTGGAGGGCTTCAGCGACAGCCTCCGGATGGAGCTGCGCCCCTTCGGCATCCAGGTCGTCCTCATCGAGCCCGGCCCGATCCGCACCGAGTGGAACGAGATCGCCCGCGACTCCCTCCTCGAGCGCTCGGGCGACGGGGCGTACGCCGCCTGGGCGCGCAAGGCGCACGGCGTGATGGAGCGCTTCGACGAGCCGTCGCGTGCCTCCACGCCCGAGGAGGTCGCGGACAAGATCGTCAAGGCCGCGCTCGCGAAGCGGCCCGCCGCGCGCTACCCCGTCGGCCGGGGTGCGCGGGTGATCACCACCTCGCGCGACCTGCTGCCGGACCGGATCTTCGACGAGGTCGTGAGCCGGACCTACGGCACGCGGTAG
- a CDS encoding nuclease-related domain-containing DEAD/DEAH box helicase yields MPRLIPESPTFTTTSEQAVWERLRMSLADDDVLIANLRLTDERKDHEVDLVVLMPDIGIVTVEVKGGSVWWDDGWRIMRRGHEATIHPVDQARDAKYALRGYVERDERWGSRTRVGWSHAVVTPYSEFGSDFALPDLPRWALHDKHDQDHLVGRIRQTAQRMTHGQRVATLDDVDEIAEILTGRLPTTYDVRAEADQRADVADRLTLEQATILRVTRLLHRVEVRGGAGSGKTVLALQQAKELTRGGQDRKPQRVALLCYSIGLAEHLRREVATWPRNHRPAFVGTFHAFGKQWGAPDGDRTDSDFWEERLPAEMAELATALPDGKKYDAVIVDEAQDFADSWWTPVLRALRDEEEGGLYVYSDENQRIFARFGRPPVALVPLVLDHNLRNTRQIHESFGPLAPSRMYSRGGDGPAVRFLDVAGDDPLDVADDEVDRLLDNGWDPQHVALLTTGHRHPIQVERTDFHDQNGYWRTYWDDDVFYGHVLGCKGLERRAVVLCLNEDGSRDRARERLYVGMSRATDELVVVGDPATVRRVAGDDVARRLGIG; encoded by the coding sequence ATGCCGCGCCTGATCCCGGAGAGCCCGACCTTCACCACGACGTCCGAGCAGGCGGTCTGGGAGCGGCTGCGGATGAGCCTCGCCGACGACGACGTACTCATCGCCAACCTCCGGCTCACCGACGAGCGCAAGGACCACGAGGTCGACCTCGTCGTCCTCATGCCCGACATCGGCATCGTCACCGTGGAGGTCAAGGGCGGCAGCGTGTGGTGGGACGACGGCTGGCGGATCATGCGCCGGGGCCACGAGGCGACGATCCACCCCGTCGACCAGGCCCGCGACGCCAAGTACGCGCTCCGCGGCTACGTCGAGCGCGACGAGCGGTGGGGCAGTCGCACCCGGGTCGGGTGGTCGCACGCCGTCGTGACCCCCTACTCCGAGTTCGGGTCTGACTTCGCGCTGCCCGACCTGCCGCGCTGGGCCCTGCACGACAAGCACGACCAGGACCACCTGGTCGGCCGGATCCGCCAGACCGCACAGCGGATGACGCACGGGCAGCGGGTCGCGACCCTCGACGACGTCGACGAGATCGCCGAGATCCTGACCGGCCGGCTGCCCACCACGTACGACGTCCGCGCGGAGGCCGACCAGCGCGCCGACGTCGCCGACCGGCTCACCCTCGAGCAGGCCACGATCCTGCGCGTCACCCGGCTCCTCCACCGCGTCGAGGTGCGGGGCGGCGCCGGCAGCGGCAAGACCGTCCTCGCGCTCCAGCAGGCCAAGGAGCTCACCCGCGGCGGGCAGGACCGCAAGCCGCAGCGGGTGGCGCTGCTCTGCTACTCCATCGGGCTCGCCGAGCACCTCAGGCGCGAGGTCGCGACGTGGCCGCGCAACCACCGGCCTGCGTTCGTCGGCACCTTCCACGCCTTCGGCAAGCAGTGGGGAGCGCCCGACGGCGACCGCACCGACAGCGACTTCTGGGAGGAGCGGCTCCCTGCCGAGATGGCCGAGCTGGCGACCGCGCTGCCCGACGGCAAGAAGTACGACGCGGTGATCGTCGACGAGGCGCAGGACTTCGCCGACTCCTGGTGGACGCCCGTGCTGCGTGCGCTGCGCGACGAGGAGGAGGGCGGGCTCTACGTCTACTCCGACGAGAACCAGCGGATCTTCGCCCGCTTCGGCCGCCCGCCGGTCGCGCTCGTCCCGCTCGTGCTCGACCACAACCTCCGCAACACCCGCCAGATCCACGAGTCGTTCGGTCCGCTGGCGCCGAGCCGGATGTACTCCCGCGGCGGCGACGGCCCCGCCGTACGCTTCCTCGACGTCGCCGGCGACGACCCGCTCGACGTCGCCGACGACGAGGTCGACCGCCTGCTCGACAACGGCTGGGACCCGCAGCACGTCGCGCTCCTGACGACCGGGCACCGGCACCCCATCCAGGTCGAGCGCACCGACTTCCACGACCAGAACGGCTACTGGCGCACCTACTGGGACGACGACGTCTTCTACGGCCACGTCCTCGGGTGCAAGGGCCTCGAGCGCCGTGCGGTCGTGCTCTGCCTCAACGAGGACGGTTCCCGCGACCGCGCGCGCGAGCGGCTCTACGTCGGGATGTCCCGTGCCACCGACGAGCTGGTCGTCGTGGGCGACCCCGCGACCGTACGCCGGGTGGCCGGCGACGACGTGGCGCGGAGGCTCGGCATCGGCTGA
- a CDS encoding type II toxin-antitoxin system Phd/YefM family antitoxin: MRSISQRELRNDNAEIIRAVEAGESFTVTRRGVPVARLTPVPASDLRRVRHAAPECDVTSLPRVAASQPMAEHLEDLRGDR; encoded by the coding sequence GTGAGGTCGATCAGCCAGCGGGAGCTTCGCAACGACAACGCCGAGATCATCCGCGCGGTCGAGGCGGGGGAGTCCTTCACGGTCACCCGGCGGGGAGTCCCGGTCGCTCGCCTGACTCCGGTGCCCGCGTCGGACCTTCGCCGCGTCAGGCACGCCGCACCGGAGTGTGACGTCACCTCGTTGCCTCGCGTGGCGGCTTCGCAGCCGATGGCGGAGCACCTCGAGGACCTGCGGGGCGATCGTTGA